One genomic window of Legionella jordanis includes the following:
- a CDS encoding Arm DNA-binding domain-containing protein, giving the protein MHRGGLPDKTTLRISFYYKGVRCFETLKIEATAANIKYAERLRGEI; this is encoded by the coding sequence ATACACAGAGGTGGCCTTCCAGACAAAACAACGCTAAGAATTAGCTTTTATTATAAAGGGGTCCGTTGTTTTGAAACCCTGAAAATCGAGGCTACTGCTGCCAATATCAAATATGCAGAGCGATT